In the genome of Cryptomeria japonica chromosome 8, Sugi_1.0, whole genome shotgun sequence, one region contains:
- the LOC131857524 gene encoding uncharacterized protein LOC131857524: MTKLTSDIFLLQETKLNPEKALEFKKICYFWDGIFQEAHGLARGLGILWNPSHIEISCFASSDFWMAYSIKCKKSNICFLLFNIYGRVKTEDKRKVWSKVSELALSLDLGKVVMVGDFNTILCAEDKWGGLKLPTKVVEDFKDFVTICKVADIIPKNGTFTWNNRRRDFVNIAERLDRFFIGEWWMLNHHSIDSIIEPQCGSDHYLISLNIGQDLERHKSYFKFLSMWWLDPTLLSHIKNWWCESNVFSGSPSFKFTKRLQFIKRRLKEWNNSSFKNVFAEKARIEGELEVVNSVIMAHGMTNVEFEAEKSLKAQYSDILRREE, from the coding sequence ATGACCAAGCTGACATCTGACATTTTTTTGTTACAGGAAACCAAGTTAAATCCAGAGAAAGCACTggaatttaaaaaaatttgttaCTTTTGGGATGGTATTTTTCAGGAGGCTCATGGCTTGGCAAGGGGGCTTGGGATCTTATGGAACCCCTCTCACATTGAGATAAGTTGCTTTGCTTCCTCTGATTTTTGGATGGCATATTCTATCAAATGTAAAAAGTCAAatatatgttttttgttgtttaataTCTATGGTCGAGTAAAAACTGAAGATAAGCGTAAGGTATGGTCAAAGGTGTCAGAATTGGCCCTTAGTTTGGATCTTGGAAAAGTTGTCATGGTTGGGGATTTCAACACAATCTTGTGTGCAGAAGATAAATGGGGTGGCTTAAAGCTACCTACGAAGGTGGTGGAAGACTTCAAAGATTTTGTTACTATTTGTAAAGTGGCTGATATCATCCCTAAGAATGGTACTTTTACTTGGAATAACAGAAGACGTGACTTTGTGAACATTGCTGAAAGACTAGATAGGTTCTTCATTGGGGAATGGTGGATGTTAAATCATCATTCAATTGATTCTATTATCGAACCTCAGTGTGGTTCAGATCATTACCTTATATCTCTTAACATTGGGCAAGATTTGGAGAGGCATAAAAGTTACTTTAAGTTTCTTAGTATGTGGTGGTTGGACCCAACACTTCTTAGTCACATAAAAAATTGGTGGTGTGAAAGTAATGTTTTCTCAGGTTCCCCTAGCTTCAAATTTACCAAAAGACTGCAATTCATCAAAAGAAGATTAAAGGAGTGGAATAACTCCTCCTTCAAAAATGTTTTCGCTGAAAAAGCTCGGATAGAAGGTGAATTAGAAGTAGTTAACTCAGTCATAATGGCCCATGGCATGACAAATGTGGAGTTTGAGGCTGAAAAGTCCCTCAAGGCTCAGTATTCTGATATTCTGCGGAGAGAAGAATAG